The genomic segment AAAAGATAAAATAGAAAAAAGTGTAGATTTTCCACTACCATTTGGTCCAAAAAAACCAATAATTTTATTCTCTTCTAATATAAGATTATCAATACTTAAAACTCTTTTCCCATCGAAAAAATACTCAATATTTTTTAACTCGTATAAAATATTCATTGAGTCCATCTCCTTTTTAGCATTGATAATGCTATATTAACCATAAGAGCAACTATAAAAAGTACCAAACCTAAAGCAATACCTGTTTCAAATTCACCTTTTCCAGTCTCTAGTGAAATTGCCGTTGTAATTGTTCTTGTATGATATTTTATATTTCCACCAACCATCATAGAAATTCCAATTTCAGTGATAATTCTTCCATAAGCTGTCATTGCTGCTGTCATTAGACCAAATCTAGCTTCAACTAAAGTTGTTAATAAAATTTGATAAGGTTTTGCACCCAAACCTTTTAAAGATAGATATAACCTTTTATCTGTTGATTCAACTTGTGCTGCTGTTAATGCAATAATTATAGGTAAACCTAAAAAAATCTGACCTATAATTATCGCTTTTTGAGTAAATAGTAGATTATACTCTCCAAAAGCTCCTGCTTGTGATAGAGTTGTATATACAAGAAGTCCTATTACAACGGTAGGAAATGCTAAAAATGTATCTACAATAGTTTTTATTACAGTTTTTCCTTTAAATTGATAATAACCTAGTAAAAATCCCAAAGGAAGACCTAATACTAAACTAATCAATATTGACCAAGAAGATACTGTAACAGTAACAATTATTGCAGAATATACACTATCATTTCCACTAATTAAAAGCTCAATAGCCTCTTTAAAACCATCTACTAATAAACTCATATTTTATTACTATTTCCTATTTGTATTATTTTGCATTTGGTGTGAATAGTGGTTTATTTAAAAGTTTAAAATCTCCTATAAACTTTTGTGTATCAGCACTAACTAGCCAATCAGAGAATTTTTTTGCTAATTCTTCTTGAACTTTTGGACATCTATTTTTATTTACAGGAATAACACTATATTGATTAAATAGTGAATTGTCATTTTCAACAACTATTTTCATTGTATTCGCATCACCTTTTTGTGACTCATATTTAATCCAAGTTCCTCTATCTGTTAATGTATACCCTTCTTTTTCAGCAGCCATATTTAGTGTAATAATCATTCCTTGACCAGATTGAATATACCACTTATCTTTTTCAGGTGTTACATCACTAACATTTTTCCACATTTCTAGCTCTTTTTGATGAGTTCCTGATTTATCACCTCTACTAATAAAATTTGCTTGTTTATCTTTAATTGTTTTAAATGCTTCTTGAGTAGTTTTTCCTTCAAGTTTGGCTGGATCTTTTTTTGAACCAACAATAACAAAGTCATTATACATAACCTCTTTTCTATCAATACCAAAACCTTCATTTACAAACTTTTTTTCTGCTTCTGGAGCATGAACCAAAAGTACATCAACATCACAATTTTCACCCATTTTTAAAGCTTTACCTGTTCCTGTTGATACCCATTTTAACTCTATTCCTGTATCTTTCTTAAATTTTGGAGCTAAAGTGTCTAATAATCCTGTATCTTCAGTACTTGTTGTTGTTGCCATCATTAAACTATTTGCAAATAATCCACTAGCTATTACTACACTAAAACCTAAACCTGCTAATAATTTTTTCATATTTTTCTCCTAATTTTTAATTTAAAATATCTGTAATCTCTTCAAAATAAATACCATTTAAATCAATAATTTTTACATCTTGATTTGATTGTATATTTGAAGTAGAAGCATTTGTTACCAAAATTGAATTACTCTTATAAAAAGCGGTAATCATTCCAGAACCATAATTATTGTTATCTGTAACATAAAAATTACCATTTTGAACTCTTCCTAAAACTATATTTACCCTCCCTATTTTTGTTTTAAAACTACTTTGATTTATAGCTTTTATATAACCATGATAAAAAGCATTTTCACCTTGAAGTTTTTTTAACATTGGTATTACAAAAAGGTTTATATTTACCATTGCTGTTAGTGGATTTCCAGGCATACAAATAACCAAACTATTATCCATATTTCCCATCATCATAGGACGACCTGGTTTTATATTTACACCATGAAAAGCTACTTCTAATCCATTTTTTAAAAAAGCATCAGCTACAAAATCAGCATCTCCCATAGAGATACCTCCACTTGTAATAATTACATCATATTTTTTTAAACTATTTATAAAATTTGTTGATTTTTCTAAATCATCTGGAATAACACCACAATAAGTTGCATTAAAGCCTTTTTCATTTAATTGAGCAATAATTGCAAATGAGTTGCAGTTATATATCTCTTCATTTGAAGCTGTTTGCCATGGCTCTTTGAGTTCATTTCCAGTTGATAAAACAGCAATTGAAATTTGCTTATAAACTTCAACCATAACTATTCCTTGGCTTGCAAGTAAAGCAATATGAGAAGAGTTTATTTTCTCTCCTTTTTTTATTAAAACATCACTAACTTTTAACTCTTCAGCTTCTAATCTTAAGTTTGAACCTTTTTTTATATCATCAGGTATTGTTGCACTATCTTGAGTTACATTTAAACAGTTTTCAATAGCAATAATAGTATCAGCATCTTTTGGTACCTTTGCTCCTGTCATTATTTTATAACATTCATTTTCATTAAGTAATTCATCACTACTTTTATCTTTATCTCCAGCAAAAATAGCTCTTTTAATTTTTAAAGTTTTTCCAGCATCACTAACTTTAAAAGCAAATCCATCCATAGCAGAGTTATCAAAAGCTGGAAGATTTTTTACACATAAAATATCTTTACTAGCAACTTTATTTAATGAAAAAGCTATTGGAATAATTTCGCTATTTAAAGTTGTATTTGACAACTCAAAACTCTTTTTAATTGCTTCATTAAAATCTAAATAGTTTAATTTTTCAAACATTTTTATCCTTTATTTAATACTTTTATTTGTAAATATCTTTTTGAAATGAGATTAATAATTTTATCTATTTCACTAATTGAATAGCTTTTTTCAAAACTAAGTGTTATTGCATTTCTGCTAGTAAGCTCATCATAACCCATAGCTTGAATAACTCTTGAAGGTTTTGATAAACCTAAACTACACCCTTCACCATTTGATATTGAAATTTCATCTAAAGCTAAAGTTCTTATTAACTCTCTTGCTTTTATATCTTTAAGTGCAAAATGAAGTGTATATTCTAAGCTATTTTTATTGTCAATAAAATAGTAAAGATTATCTTTTAAACTATCTTCTAATTTTGCTTTAAAAATCTCCTTCATACTATTTTCAAATTTTTGGTTTTTCAAAGATTGAAAAATATTATTTAGTGAAATTCCATCTTTTTCAAAAATAGCTTGTTCTTCAAATAAATTTTGATTAAAAAGTATTATTGCTTTTGTTGAAAAACCAGTTAGTTTATACGAATCAAAATATATAGAATCACTATTTTTATCAAAAGATGCACTTGCGTTTGAGATAATTTTTGCATCTGTTATATGTTTTACATTTTCTAAACTATTTTTATAAAAAGTATCAACCGTATATGATGAGATAAACAAAAAATCTATATCTTTATCTTTTAATTTATCTAAATTAACACTTCCATTTTTATTTAATTCTAAATATAAAATCTCAAATCCAAGATAGCAAAAAATTTCACAAGCATCTATTAAACTTTGAGTTTCACCAAGACTTACTGCAATTTTTCCTTTTTTATTTAGTTGAAGTAATAAATATAAAAAACCACTCTTACAAAAAGAGAAATAGTTTAAATTTTCAAATACAAACTCTTTTTTGAAACTATCTTCTAAACTATTATAATCTTCATTATTTGATAAAATATTCAAAGATAAACTATCTTTAATATGCAAGTTTTGCATATTTTTATACTGTAAAAAATTTAGTCTATACACTTTTACTTATCCTTTATTTTTATTAAGTTTTCACTTAAAAAAAGTTCATTAAATCTCTTTTTTGAGTACTCTTTTATATCTTTTTCTAAAATTTCATAAAGCTCTATTAACTCTTTTGCTTTAGTAGTTAATTGTGAACCACTATCAACAGCCCTTCCTTTTTTTGTAACAACTAAACTATCTTCAATAAACTCTTCAAGGATTTTTATATGACTCCACGTTTTTTTATAGTTCATATTTAAATTTTTTGAAGCATCACTAATTGAACCTGTTTTTTCAATCTCTTTTAAAATCTCTGTTTTTCCACTTCCAAAAATAAGATTTTGCTTATTATCTTCAATCCAAATTTTAACTTTGATTTCCACTTTTAAGCCCTTTTTTTTCTCTAAAACATCCTAGTTGGCAATAACTTACTTCAATATCAGAGTTTTTAAGAGTTGATCCAACTACTCTTAAAGATGAACTCTTTGCCTCTTGCCACAAATTTTTACAAGGAATTCTTTGCTCTTTATAACTCTTTTTTAATCTATTATAAATCACTTCATCTTTAGCTAAAAAATCTAAAGAGCCAAATACTCCAAGCTCACAATCTGTTATTTTAACGCCTAAAGATTTTGTAATTGCACTCATATCTTTAGCTTGAACTTTCATCTTTTTGGCTACTTTAAATGCTTTTAAACAAGATAGTTTTTTATTATCATCAAGATTTTCAAAAACTATCTTTCTTTGCTCATCACTTAAAATAAATTCAAAATTATCGTCAATACTAGACATCAATTCTTCCACTGTGAGTATAAAGATTCATCTTTTTACCTCTTGCAAATCCAATAAGTGTAAGACCGTGCTTATGTGCTGTTTGAACTCCTAAATGAGTTGGTGCTGTTCTTGATACAACTATTGGGATTTTGTGCATCACAGCCTTTGTAACCATCTCAGAACTTAATCTTCCACTTACAAACAAAATTGATTTTGTTGTATCAAGACCTTGCAGTTTACACTTTCCAATTGCTTTATCAATAGCATTGTGTCTTCCTATATCTTCAGCCGTTACAGTTGTTCCATCAAGTAGATAAATCATAGCTTTATGAACACAACCTGTTAAGTTATAAAGTTCACTCTCTTGATAAAACTTTTTTACTTCAGTATAAATAGTTTCTGGTTTTATTTTAAAAGCAGTTTGATTAAATGGAATTTCTAAACTTCCTTCAATATTTCCAGTAACTCCTCCACCACAACCACTTACTAAAGTCTTCTCTTTATATAAATTTTGTAGTGAGTTTTCATCTATTTTTGCTTTTACATCTACTCTTAATCCATCAGAACTAACTGTTAACTCTTCTATGTCAGCAATAGAAGAGATTACATTTTCACTCATTAAAAAACCAATTGCATGAGCATCTTGGTCTTTTGGGATTGTCATCATAGATATAGCTTTTTCTCCGTTTAAATAAAGGTTTAGACGCGCTTCTTCAATTGTCACGTCTTCAACCATATTGGCTTCATTTTCTATAAGTTTGTCAATAATTACTGTTTTTAAATATTTGCTATTATCCATGTTTTTCCTTAATATGCAAAATTTGCATATTTAAAATCTTTTTTTAAATAGAAAAAGCCCTAAAGCCTTTCCTATCTTTTTAATAAATCTTTATCTTCTTCTAATACATCAGCTCTTAGTTGTTCTAAGTACTCAATTGGTAATTTCCCAGTTATCACTCCAGGAATATAACCTTTTACTGAAACAAAGTATGAATATACTGTTTCAAATGTAAAGAACGAAATAATTGCACTACCCATAAAATGGATAAATAGAATAAATCTTTTTATCTGTATTGTTTGAGCATGTGTTGCTGCATCTGGAAACATAAACCAGATTGTAAAACCACTTAATACAAGTAAAAACCCAAAAGCAACATACATATAGTAGTTGATTCTATTCATAGGTTCATATTTTCCTCTTAAAAAGAATTTATGCCATATTTTAGAACTAGGTCTTACAAAGTATTTATGATCTTTAAATGCAATAACTGTAACAATAAACCAAACTGGAATCCAAGCAACACCAACAACTTCATGTGTAGCTCTCATAAGTCTAGGAAGATATCCTCCACCTGTCCAGTTTCCAAATGTTATTGAAAAACCAGTTATAAACAGATAAATCATAATTACAATATTTAATAAAAGAACAACTCTTTGAAAAAGTGAATAAACTTGCACTTTCTCATTTTCTCTTGTAATTTTAGCTTGTTTTCTACCTTTTGCAACAATAAACATTATTGTAAATAGACAAAATTCAAATAAAAAAACCCAAGGAAGAAGATGTTGTCTCTCTTCAAATGCTCTTATAACTTCAGGAGCAATTGCATCATATCTAGGTCCAAAAAGACCTACTTCCATCTGTTGATATTGTGTTAAAGTATCAAAAGGTACAATTTGTCCAGTAAAATTTCCTTTTAACATTTGCATTAAAAATTGGTAAACATAGTTTATATCAGCTATTGAGGCCAACCAAAAATACCAATATGTTAAAAGCATGAACAAAAAGCCTACTATTACGTAAGCTTTATATTCACTTAGAAAACTTTTATTTTCCATAAGCTTTATCCCAACCAAATGGTGCTGATTGAGTTCCATGACCAAAAGATAAAACTCTTTG from the Aliarcobacter cryaerophilus ATCC 43158 genome contains:
- a CDS encoding substrate-binding domain-containing protein; this translates as MKKLLAGLGFSVVIASGLFANSLMMATTTSTEDTGLLDTLAPKFKKDTGIELKWVSTGTGKALKMGENCDVDVLLVHAPEAEKKFVNEGFGIDRKEVMYNDFVIVGSKKDPAKLEGKTTQEAFKTIKDKQANFISRGDKSGTHQKELEMWKNVSDVTPEKDKWYIQSGQGMIITLNMAAEKEGYTLTDRGTWIKYESQKGDANTMKIVVENDNSLFNQYSVIPVNKNRCPKVQEELAKKFSDWLVSADTQKFIGDFKLLNKPLFTPNAK
- a CDS encoding cysteine desulfurase, with the protein product MYRLNFLQYKNMQNLHIKDSLSLNILSNNEDYNSLEDSFKKEFVFENLNYFSFCKSGFLYLLLQLNKKGKIAVSLGETQSLIDACEIFCYLGFEILYLELNKNGSVNLDKLKDKDIDFLFISSYTVDTFYKNSLENVKHITDAKIISNASASFDKNSDSIYFDSYKLTGFSTKAIILFNQNLFEEQAIFEKDGISLNNIFQSLKNQKFENSMKEIFKAKLEDSLKDNLYYFIDNKNSLEYTLHFALKDIKARELIRTLALDEISISNGEGCSLGLSKPSRVIQAMGYDELTSRNAITLSFEKSYSISEIDKIINLISKRYLQIKVLNKG
- a CDS encoding molybdopterin molybdotransferase MoeA, with amino-acid sequence MFEKLNYLDFNEAIKKSFELSNTTLNSEIIPIAFSLNKVASKDILCVKNLPAFDNSAMDGFAFKVSDAGKTLKIKRAIFAGDKDKSSDELLNENECYKIMTGAKVPKDADTIIAIENCLNVTQDSATIPDDIKKGSNLRLEAEELKVSDVLIKKGEKINSSHIALLASQGIVMVEVYKQISIAVLSTGNELKEPWQTASNEEIYNCNSFAIIAQLNEKGFNATYCGVIPDDLEKSTNFINSLKKYDVIITSGGISMGDADFVADAFLKNGLEVAFHGVNIKPGRPMMMGNMDNSLVICMPGNPLTAMVNINLFVIPMLKKLQGENAFYHGYIKAINQSSFKTKIGRVNIVLGRVQNGNFYVTDNNNYGSGMITAFYKSNSILVTNASTSNIQSNQDVKIIDLNGIYFEEITDILN
- a CDS encoding ModE family transcriptional regulator — protein: MSSIDDNFEFILSDEQRKIVFENLDDNKKLSCLKAFKVAKKMKVQAKDMSAITKSLGVKITDCELGVFGSLDFLAKDEVIYNRLKKSYKEQRIPCKNLWQEAKSSSLRVVGSTLKNSDIEVSYCQLGCFREKKGLKSGNQS
- a CDS encoding winged helix-turn-helix domain-containing protein — its product is MEIKVKIWIEDNKQNLIFGSGKTEILKEIEKTGSISDASKNLNMNYKKTWSHIKILEEFIEDSLVVTKKGRAVDSGSQLTTKAKELIELYEILEKDIKEYSKKRFNELFLSENLIKIKDK
- a CDS encoding ABC transporter permease, coding for MSLLVDGFKEAIELLISGNDSVYSAIIVTVTVSSWSILISLVLGLPLGFLLGYYQFKGKTVIKTIVDTFLAFPTVVIGLLVYTTLSQAGAFGEYNLLFTQKAIIIGQIFLGLPIIIALTAAQVESTDKRLYLSLKGLGAKPYQILLTTLVEARFGLMTAAMTAYGRIITEIGISMMVGGNIKYHTRTITTAISLETGKGEFETGIALGLVLFIVALMVNIALSMLKRRWTQ
- the fdhD gene encoding formate dehydrogenase accessory sulfurtransferase FdhD, which encodes MDNSKYLKTVIIDKLIENEANMVEDVTIEEARLNLYLNGEKAISMMTIPKDQDAHAIGFLMSENVISSIADIEELTVSSDGLRVDVKAKIDENSLQNLYKEKTLVSGCGGGVTGNIEGSLEIPFNQTAFKIKPETIYTEVKKFYQESELYNLTGCVHKAMIYLLDGTTVTAEDIGRHNAIDKAIGKCKLQGLDTTKSILFVSGRLSSEMVTKAVMHKIPIVVSRTAPTHLGVQTAHKHGLTLIGFARGKKMNLYTHSGRIDV
- a CDS encoding cytochrome b/b6 domain-containing protein; the encoded protein is MENKSFLSEYKAYVIVGFLFMLLTYWYFWLASIADINYVYQFLMQMLKGNFTGQIVPFDTLTQYQQMEVGLFGPRYDAIAPEVIRAFEERQHLLPWVFLFEFCLFTIMFIVAKGRKQAKITRENEKVQVYSLFQRVVLLLNIVIMIYLFITGFSITFGNWTGGGYLPRLMRATHEVVGVAWIPVWFIVTVIAFKDHKYFVRPSSKIWHKFFLRGKYEPMNRINYYMYVAFGFLLVLSGFTIWFMFPDAATHAQTIQIKRFILFIHFMGSAIISFFTFETVYSYFVSVKGYIPGVITGKLPIEYLEQLRADVLEEDKDLLKR